A window of Gouania willdenowi unplaced genomic scaffold, fGouWil2.1 scaffold_51_arrow_ctg1, whole genome shotgun sequence contains these coding sequences:
- the cfi gene encoding complement factor I isoform X2, with protein sequence MKPARRLLLFLLVVGSQSVIVTDTEELSEVKNSTNQEPPTTSSPHTSPPHTSPAPPVTDEFWGLAECQNKRLTRLSCDRLFCPPWQRCVEGRCSCKPAYQCPPVDAASVCGRDHRRYRSYCQVMAVSCQRKTPIMSHFGSKCDDQHQKFSSSLDKDTGYVQVFVPEDGGKGEELLVCGRLWDTASANVACREAGELMGAGSAGFVSRDSLVVGGADTHLPKSCVNVRCHGYEMSLAECEIHNKEEDVTVAVATCYNSTQESRDCGFRCSNMKCVAMNRTCDGVDDCGDRSDEMCCKKCRGSAFLCRSGVCVHADSLSDEVMDCLSGEDESEGLKTAQKTLNGPPPPPVLSPEFISPRKETRNNRLFLDSKLSCGIPNTTVVTSERGRSSRVRRVVGGVEASPTQIQWQVAVQERRKIDCGGAYLGGCWVLTAAHCVRPTASAFKIKFSLWRKTQAQGTTDIVPVEKILIHPRYKASTYENDIALIQLKKLPFTEQCLEENPAVTAVCVPWTENLFQANHSCSISGWGRMADGRSSRVLRWANVSLIDGCERFYGDRFTPGMLCAGDLEGNVDSCQGDSGGPLVCQDALGVAYLWGIVSWGERCGQPGFPGIYTKVAHYFEWIRFHTGWGAVTRFNT encoded by the exons ATGAAACCTGCTCGTCGTCTTCTGCTGTTTCTGCTCGTTGTTGGATCTCAAAGT GTCATTGTGACGGATACCGAGGAACTGTCGGAGGTGAAGAATTCCACCAATCAAGAACCTCCGACCACAAGCTCCCCCCACACAAGCCCCCCACACACAAGCCCCGCCCCACCTGTAACGGATGAGTTTTGGGGTCTGGCTGAATGTCAAAACAAAAG GCTGACGAGGCTCTCCTGTGATAGGCTGTTCTGCCCCCCCTGGCAGCGCTGCGTTGAAGGCCGTTGTTCCTGTAAACCAGCGTATCAGTGTCCGCCAGTGGACGCGGCCTCGGTGTGTGGGCGGGACCACCGCAGGTACCGCTCGTACTGTCAG GTGATGGCGGTGTCCTGTCAGAGGAAAACTCCCATCATGTCCCACTTTGGATCTAAGTGTGATG ATCAGCACCAGAAGTTCTCGAGCTCTCTGGACAAAGACACGGGATATGTTCAAGTCTTCGTCCCCGAGGACGGTGGAAAGGGGGAGGAGCTACTGGTGTGTGGACGCCTGTGGGACACGGCGTCTGCTAACGTAGCCTGTAGAGAAGCGGGAGAGCTAAT GGGGGCGGGGTCGGCTGGGTTCGTGTCACGTGACTCCCTGGTAGTGGGCGGGGCCGATACTCATCTGCCCAAAAGCTGCGTCAACGTCCGTTGCCACGGTTACGAGATGTCGCTGGCTGAGTGTGAAATCCACAACAAGGAGGAGGACGTCACCGTTGCCGTAGCAACCTGCTACAACAGCACACAAGAGTCCAGAG actGTGGCTTCAGGTGCAGTAACATGAAGTGCGTCGCTATGAACAGGACGTGTGACGGAGTCGACGACTGCGGAGACAGAAGTGATGAGATGTGCTGCAAAA agtgtcGGGGCTCAGCGTTCCTCTGTAGGtctggtgtgtgtgttcatgctgATTCTCTCTCTGATGAAGTGATGGACTGTTTGAGTGGAGAAGACGAGTCTGAGGGACTAAAAACAGCACAGA AGACACTCAATGGGCCGCCCCCCCCTCCCGTCCTGTCTCCAG AATTTATCTCTCCCAGAAAAG AGACCAGGAACAACAGACTCTTCCTGGATTCCAAGCTGAGTTGTGGCATTCCCAACACGACGGTGGTGACGTCAGAAAGAGGGCGGAGCAGCCGTGTCAGGAGGGTGGTGGGCGGGGTCGAGGCCAGCCCT ACTCAGATCCAATGGCAGGTCGCTGTGCAGGAGCGACGCAAGATCGACTGTGGAGGAGCGTACCTGGGAGGGTGCTGGGTCCTGACCGCCGCCCACTGTGTCAG ACCCACAGCATCAGCGTTCAAAATAAAGTTCTCCCTGTGGAGGAAGACTCAGGCTCAGGGAACCACAGACATCGTTCCAGTGGAGAAGATCCTCATCCATCCAAG ATATAAGGCCAGCACCTATGAGAACGACATTGCTCTGATCCAGCTGAAGAAGCTGCCGTTCACTGAACAATGTCTGGAGGAGAACCCGGCCGTCACCGCGGTCTGCGTCCCCTGGACCGAAAATCTGTTCCAGGCGAACCACAGCTGTAGCATCTCTGGCTGGGGACGCATGGCAG ACGGTCGATCGTCCCGCGTGCTACGTTGGGCCAACGTGTCGCTCATTGACGGCTGCGAGCGTTTCTACGGCGACCGCTTCACACCAGGTATGCTGTGCGCCGGCGACTTGGAGGGAAATGTGGACTCGTGCCAGGGCGACAGCGGCGGTCCGCTGGTGTGCCAGGATGCGCTGGGCGTGGCCTACCTGTGGGGCATTGTGAGCTGGGGCGAACGCTGCGGACAGCCGGGATTTCCTGGTATTTACACCAAG
- the cfi gene encoding complement factor I isoform X1 has translation MKPARRLLLFLLVVGSQSVIVTDTEELSEVKNSTNQEPPTTSSPHTSPPHTSPAPPVTDEFWGLAECQNKRLTRLSCDRLFCPPWQRCVEGRCSCKPAYQCPPVDAASVCGRDHRRYRSYCQVMAVSCQRKTPIMSHFGSKCDDQHQKFSSSLDKDTGYVQVFVPEDGGKGEELLVCGRLWDTASANVACREAGELMGAGSAGFVSRDSLVVGGADTHLPKSCVNVRCHGYEMSLAECEIHNKEEDVTVAVATCYNSTQESRDCGFRCSNMKCVAMNRTCDGVDDCGDRSDEMCCKKCRGSAFLCRSGVCVHADSLSDEVMDCLSGEDESEGLKTAQTETLNGPPPPPVLSPEFISPRKETRNNRLFLDSKLSCGIPNTTVVTSERGRSSRVRRVVGGVEASPTQIQWQVAVQERRKIDCGGAYLGGCWVLTAAHCVRPTASAFKIKFSLWRKTQAQGTTDIVPVEKILIHPRYKASTYENDIALIQLKKLPFTEQCLEENPAVTAVCVPWTENLFQANHSCSISGWGRMADGRSSRVLRWANVSLIDGCERFYGDRFTPGMLCAGDLEGNVDSCQGDSGGPLVCQDALGVAYLWGIVSWGERCGQPGFPGIYTKVAHYFEWIRFHTGWGAVTRFNT, from the exons ATGAAACCTGCTCGTCGTCTTCTGCTGTTTCTGCTCGTTGTTGGATCTCAAAGT GTCATTGTGACGGATACCGAGGAACTGTCGGAGGTGAAGAATTCCACCAATCAAGAACCTCCGACCACAAGCTCCCCCCACACAAGCCCCCCACACACAAGCCCCGCCCCACCTGTAACGGATGAGTTTTGGGGTCTGGCTGAATGTCAAAACAAAAG GCTGACGAGGCTCTCCTGTGATAGGCTGTTCTGCCCCCCCTGGCAGCGCTGCGTTGAAGGCCGTTGTTCCTGTAAACCAGCGTATCAGTGTCCGCCAGTGGACGCGGCCTCGGTGTGTGGGCGGGACCACCGCAGGTACCGCTCGTACTGTCAG GTGATGGCGGTGTCCTGTCAGAGGAAAACTCCCATCATGTCCCACTTTGGATCTAAGTGTGATG ATCAGCACCAGAAGTTCTCGAGCTCTCTGGACAAAGACACGGGATATGTTCAAGTCTTCGTCCCCGAGGACGGTGGAAAGGGGGAGGAGCTACTGGTGTGTGGACGCCTGTGGGACACGGCGTCTGCTAACGTAGCCTGTAGAGAAGCGGGAGAGCTAAT GGGGGCGGGGTCGGCTGGGTTCGTGTCACGTGACTCCCTGGTAGTGGGCGGGGCCGATACTCATCTGCCCAAAAGCTGCGTCAACGTCCGTTGCCACGGTTACGAGATGTCGCTGGCTGAGTGTGAAATCCACAACAAGGAGGAGGACGTCACCGTTGCCGTAGCAACCTGCTACAACAGCACACAAGAGTCCAGAG actGTGGCTTCAGGTGCAGTAACATGAAGTGCGTCGCTATGAACAGGACGTGTGACGGAGTCGACGACTGCGGAGACAGAAGTGATGAGATGTGCTGCAAAA agtgtcGGGGCTCAGCGTTCCTCTGTAGGtctggtgtgtgtgttcatgctgATTCTCTCTCTGATGAAGTGATGGACTGTTTGAGTGGAGAAGACGAGTCTGAGGGACTAAAAACAGCACAGA CAGAGACACTCAATGGGCCGCCCCCCCCTCCCGTCCTGTCTCCAG AATTTATCTCTCCCAGAAAAG AGACCAGGAACAACAGACTCTTCCTGGATTCCAAGCTGAGTTGTGGCATTCCCAACACGACGGTGGTGACGTCAGAAAGAGGGCGGAGCAGCCGTGTCAGGAGGGTGGTGGGCGGGGTCGAGGCCAGCCCT ACTCAGATCCAATGGCAGGTCGCTGTGCAGGAGCGACGCAAGATCGACTGTGGAGGAGCGTACCTGGGAGGGTGCTGGGTCCTGACCGCCGCCCACTGTGTCAG ACCCACAGCATCAGCGTTCAAAATAAAGTTCTCCCTGTGGAGGAAGACTCAGGCTCAGGGAACCACAGACATCGTTCCAGTGGAGAAGATCCTCATCCATCCAAG ATATAAGGCCAGCACCTATGAGAACGACATTGCTCTGATCCAGCTGAAGAAGCTGCCGTTCACTGAACAATGTCTGGAGGAGAACCCGGCCGTCACCGCGGTCTGCGTCCCCTGGACCGAAAATCTGTTCCAGGCGAACCACAGCTGTAGCATCTCTGGCTGGGGACGCATGGCAG ACGGTCGATCGTCCCGCGTGCTACGTTGGGCCAACGTGTCGCTCATTGACGGCTGCGAGCGTTTCTACGGCGACCGCTTCACACCAGGTATGCTGTGCGCCGGCGACTTGGAGGGAAATGTGGACTCGTGCCAGGGCGACAGCGGCGGTCCGCTGGTGTGCCAGGATGCGCTGGGCGTGGCCTACCTGTGGGGCATTGTGAGCTGGGGCGAACGCTGCGGACAGCCGGGATTTCCTGGTATTTACACCAAG
- the ttc39b gene encoding tetratricopeptide repeat protein 39B isoform X2 has translation MDHVDSGAAEEEEHFEDAYDRIPAACTMDLHTSIQETQCALNLVLNNKFSEALELLRPWWKDSMYHSLGYSSILVMQAAMTFEQRDIQLAMSTIKEALNTCQRFRKRSSVVGSLMKRQSERQEEEMHAELCYAECLLQKATLTFIQDENMISFIKGGIKIRTSYQIYKDCQNLLSQQSAGQSDSFTQFEGGVNLGIGSFNLMLSLLPQRILRLLEFIGFSGNRAFGLSQLRDGASSHSLRSILCVLTLLFYHTYVCLILGSGEGNLQEAEALLEPYLQKYPKGSIVLFYAARISALRGHLEKARSLYEQCVSSQQQWKQVHHLCYWELMWTHTYQQEWKQAYQYADLLCRESRWSKAIYVYQKAAILSMMTEDQVKKSGEDLVELFRQVEGLKQRLAGKSIPTEKFAVRKSRRYKSSSPVPLVLPALEMMYVWNGFTIVGKRPDCTEALLVTVETAEEQLRAQSEPSEFHADDSCLVQLLKGLCLKHLDRLLQAELCFTQVLSSENRIRYDHYLIPFSLYELGLIYQQQGDIGKATAHMEKAKSNYKDYSLESRLHFRIHAALGNLKGAQ, from the exons gaACACTTTGAGGACGCTTATGACCGGATCCCAgc ggcGTGCACCATGGACCTACACACCtccatccaggagactcagtGTGCGTTAAACCTGGTTCTCAACAACAAGTTCTCTGAAGCTCTGGAGCTGCTCAGACCCTG GTGGAAGGACAGCATGTATCACTCTCTGGGCTACAGCAGCATCCTGGTGATGCAGGCCGCCATGACCTTTGAGCAAAGGGACATCCAGCTGGCCATGTCCACCATCAAAGAGGCCTTAAACACCTGTCAGAG gttcAGGAAGAGGAGCTCCGTGGTCGGTTCTCTGATGAAACGTCAGTCAGAGCGACAGGAAG aggAGATGCACGCTGAGCTCTGTTACGCCGAGTGTTTGCTGCAGAAAGCTACGCTGACCTTCATCCAG gaTGAAAATATGATCAGTTTCATTAAAGGAGGAATAAAGATCAGAACCAGCTACCAGATCTACAA GGACTGTCAGaatctgctgagtcagcagtcAGCCGGCCAATCAGATTCCTTCACACAGTTTGAGGGTGGAGTCAATCTTGGCATTGGATCCTTTAACCTG atGCTGTCGTTGCTCCCTCAGAGGATCCTGAGGCTGTTGGAATTCATCGGTTTCTCAGGAAACAGA gcctTCGGTCTGTCCCAGCTCAGAGACGGGGCCTCCAGCCACAGTTTGAGGTCCATCCTCTGTGTACTGACACTACTGTTCTACCATACCTACGTCTGTCTCATCCTAG GAAGTGGTGAAGGAAACCTACAGGAAGCTGAAGCTCTGCTAGAACCGTATCTACAGAAGTATCCTAAA GGCTCCATCGTTCTATTCTACGCTGCTCGTATCTCAGCTCTACGAGGACATCTGGAGAAG gcccGGTCCCTGTATGAACAGTGTGTCAGTAGTCAGCAGCAGTGGAAGCAGGTCCATCACCTGTGTTACTGGGAGCTGATGTGGACCCACACGTACCAGCAGGAGTGGAAACAGGCCTACCAGTACGCTGACCTGCTGTGTAGAGAGAGTCGCTGGTCCAAG gcgATCTACGTGTACCAGAAGGCTGCTATCCTCAGTATGATGACTGAGGACCAGGTGAAGAAGAGTGGAGAGGACCTGGTGGAGCTGTTCAG gcAGGTGGAGGGCCTAAAGCAGCGTCTAGCAGGTAAATCCATCCCCACAGAGAAGTTTGCCGTCAGGAAGTCTCGGCGCTACAAGTCATCCAGCCCAGTGCCGCTGGTCCTCCCTGCTCTG GAAATGATGTATGTGTGGAACGGCTTCACCATCGTGGGGAAGAGGCCGGACTGCACCGAGGCTCTGCTGGTTACCGTAGAAACGGCCGAAGAGCAGCTCCGCGCCCAGAGCG AGCCCTCAGAGTTCCACGCTGATGACAGCTGTTTGGTGCAGCTGCTCAAAGGTCTGTGTCTGAAACATCTGGATAGACTGCTGCAGGCAGAGCTGTGCTTCACCCAGGTGCTCTCCAG TGAGAATCGTATCCGCTACGATCACTATCTGATCCCTTTCTCACTCTACGAACTGGGACTGATCTACCAACAGCAGGGAGACATCGGCAAGGCTACGGCACACATGGAGAAGGCTAA GTCCAACTATAAGGACTACTCGTTGGAGTCCAGACTTCATTTCAGGATCCACGCAGCCCTCGGCAACCTGAAGGGGGCGCAGTGA
- the ttc39b gene encoding tetratricopeptide repeat protein 39B isoform X1, which translates to MDHVDSGAAEEEEHFEDAYDRIPAACTMDLHTSIQETQCALNLVLNNKFSEALELLRPWWKDSMYHSLGYSSILVMQAAMTFEQRDIQLAMSTIKEALNTCQRFRKRSSVVGSLMKRQSERQEEEMHAELCYAECLLQKATLTFIQDENMISFIKGGIKIRTSYQIYKDCQNLLSQQSAGQSDSFTQFEGGVNLGIGSFNLMLSLLPQRILRLLEFIGFSGNRAFGLSQLRDGASSHSLRSILCVLTLLFYHTYVCLILGSGEGNLQEAEALLEPYLQKYPKGSIVLFYAARISALRGHLEKARSLYEQCVSSQQQWKQVHHLCYWELMWTHTYQQEWKQAYQYADLLCRESRWSKVRTHTHTLTQQFDCVCVFQAIYVYQKAAILSMMTEDQVKKSGEDLVELFRQVEGLKQRLAGKSIPTEKFAVRKSRRYKSSSPVPLVLPALEMMYVWNGFTIVGKRPDCTEALLVTVETAEEQLRAQSEPSEFHADDSCLVQLLKGLCLKHLDRLLQAELCFTQVLSSENRIRYDHYLIPFSLYELGLIYQQQGDIGKATAHMEKAKSNYKDYSLESRLHFRIHAALGNLKGAQ; encoded by the exons gaACACTTTGAGGACGCTTATGACCGGATCCCAgc ggcGTGCACCATGGACCTACACACCtccatccaggagactcagtGTGCGTTAAACCTGGTTCTCAACAACAAGTTCTCTGAAGCTCTGGAGCTGCTCAGACCCTG GTGGAAGGACAGCATGTATCACTCTCTGGGCTACAGCAGCATCCTGGTGATGCAGGCCGCCATGACCTTTGAGCAAAGGGACATCCAGCTGGCCATGTCCACCATCAAAGAGGCCTTAAACACCTGTCAGAG gttcAGGAAGAGGAGCTCCGTGGTCGGTTCTCTGATGAAACGTCAGTCAGAGCGACAGGAAG aggAGATGCACGCTGAGCTCTGTTACGCCGAGTGTTTGCTGCAGAAAGCTACGCTGACCTTCATCCAG gaTGAAAATATGATCAGTTTCATTAAAGGAGGAATAAAGATCAGAACCAGCTACCAGATCTACAA GGACTGTCAGaatctgctgagtcagcagtcAGCCGGCCAATCAGATTCCTTCACACAGTTTGAGGGTGGAGTCAATCTTGGCATTGGATCCTTTAACCTG atGCTGTCGTTGCTCCCTCAGAGGATCCTGAGGCTGTTGGAATTCATCGGTTTCTCAGGAAACAGA gcctTCGGTCTGTCCCAGCTCAGAGACGGGGCCTCCAGCCACAGTTTGAGGTCCATCCTCTGTGTACTGACACTACTGTTCTACCATACCTACGTCTGTCTCATCCTAG GAAGTGGTGAAGGAAACCTACAGGAAGCTGAAGCTCTGCTAGAACCGTATCTACAGAAGTATCCTAAA GGCTCCATCGTTCTATTCTACGCTGCTCGTATCTCAGCTCTACGAGGACATCTGGAGAAG gcccGGTCCCTGTATGAACAGTGTGTCAGTAGTCAGCAGCAGTGGAAGCAGGTCCATCACCTGTGTTACTGGGAGCTGATGTGGACCCACACGTACCAGCAGGAGTGGAAACAGGCCTACCAGTACGCTGACCTGCTGTGTAGAGAGAGTCGCTGGTCCAAGgtacggacacacacacacacactgacacagcaGTTtgactgcgtgtgtgtgttccaggcgATCTACGTGTACCAGAAGGCTGCTATCCTCAGTATGATGACTGAGGACCAGGTGAAGAAGAGTGGAGAGGACCTGGTGGAGCTGTTCAG gcAGGTGGAGGGCCTAAAGCAGCGTCTAGCAGGTAAATCCATCCCCACAGAGAAGTTTGCCGTCAGGAAGTCTCGGCGCTACAAGTCATCCAGCCCAGTGCCGCTGGTCCTCCCTGCTCTG GAAATGATGTATGTGTGGAACGGCTTCACCATCGTGGGGAAGAGGCCGGACTGCACCGAGGCTCTGCTGGTTACCGTAGAAACGGCCGAAGAGCAGCTCCGCGCCCAGAGCG AGCCCTCAGAGTTCCACGCTGATGACAGCTGTTTGGTGCAGCTGCTCAAAGGTCTGTGTCTGAAACATCTGGATAGACTGCTGCAGGCAGAGCTGTGCTTCACCCAGGTGCTCTCCAG TGAGAATCGTATCCGCTACGATCACTATCTGATCCCTTTCTCACTCTACGAACTGGGACTGATCTACCAACAGCAGGGAGACATCGGCAAGGCTACGGCACACATGGAGAAGGCTAA GTCCAACTATAAGGACTACTCGTTGGAGTCCAGACTTCATTTCAGGATCCACGCAGCCCTCGGCAACCTGAAGGGGGCGCAGTGA